In Lysinibacillus sp. FSL M8-0337, the following proteins share a genomic window:
- a CDS encoding cation-translocating P-type ATPase → MTQYHQQSSVEVMNKLNVTNQGLSDYDVQKRQEVYGYNVLEESKKVSTLAVFFGQFKDLLVIILMIAAFISFLLGEVESTIVILIVIILNAVLGTVQHVKAEKSLGNLKALSSPIAKVMRNNQIIEIPSEDIVVGDLLYLEAGDYINADGRLLESHNLHINESSLTGESLAVAKSADSIKEDVTIADKKNMVFTGSFVTNGRGVVIVTAIGMDTEIGKIANLLDTAKEKKTPLQVSLDQFGEKLALGITMICVVIFTIDLVRGRELVESFMFAVSLAVAAIPEALSSIVTIVLAFGTQKMAKENAIIRKLFAVESLGSVSVICSDKTGTLTENKMVVQHVYVNQKVIPHDQLYMKNAIEKDLILKALLCNDALERDHKEIGDPTEIALVKLGKQYDFDELLVRDHCPRVAELPFDSDRKLMSTVNRINQQNIMITKGALDVLLFKMSKMNTSQGLVNLTQEHRKKIEEVNRDFSMNGLRVLAIAYKEVREGRPITVFDERDLIFVGLIAMMDPPRKESKAAVESCIKAGIKPVMITGDHKITATAIAKQIGILQDPSEAIEGAEIEGLTDRELQEKVQDVSVYARVTPEQKIRIVKAWQEKGNVVAMTGDGVNDGPALKQADIGVAMGITGTEVAKDASSMILTDDNFSTIVKAISNGRSIYTNIKNAILFLLSGNAGAIFVVLYATILGLPVPFAPVHLLFINLLTDSLPAIAIGLEPNNKNTMKDKPRDIRTPLLNKAFTTQVILEGLLIAIATAVAFEIGLSTGDTLTASTMAFTTLCLSRLIHGFNSRSKQSIFAIGVFSNKYTWLAFLIGFVALHAVLFVPSFTGIFEVAALSGAQLGFIYSLSFMPFLVNQWFKLLFVRSK, encoded by the coding sequence ATGACACAGTATCATCAGCAGTCGTCCGTTGAAGTCATGAATAAACTGAATGTGACCAATCAGGGATTGAGTGATTATGACGTTCAAAAGAGGCAAGAAGTTTACGGTTATAATGTTTTAGAGGAAAGTAAAAAGGTAAGTACACTTGCCGTTTTTTTCGGCCAGTTTAAAGATTTATTAGTAATTATTTTAATGATAGCCGCTTTTATTTCATTTCTATTAGGTGAAGTAGAAAGTACGATTGTTATTTTGATTGTTATTATTTTAAATGCAGTTTTGGGCACTGTTCAACATGTAAAGGCAGAAAAATCTTTAGGTAATTTGAAAGCACTGTCTTCGCCCATAGCGAAAGTAATGCGTAATAATCAGATAATAGAAATTCCTTCTGAAGATATCGTTGTGGGAGATCTGCTGTATTTGGAAGCTGGAGATTATATAAATGCTGATGGAAGATTACTAGAAAGCCATAATCTTCATATTAATGAAAGTTCGTTGACAGGTGAATCATTAGCTGTCGCAAAAAGTGCCGATTCGATTAAGGAAGATGTAACCATTGCGGATAAGAAAAATATGGTCTTCACTGGAAGCTTTGTCACGAATGGACGAGGCGTTGTTATTGTGACAGCTATCGGAATGGACACGGAAATTGGGAAAATCGCCAATTTACTTGATACTGCAAAAGAAAAGAAAACGCCGCTACAAGTAAGTCTAGATCAATTTGGAGAAAAATTAGCTTTAGGCATCACGATGATTTGTGTTGTTATCTTCACGATTGATCTAGTTCGAGGCCGTGAATTAGTAGAATCATTTATGTTTGCCGTTTCGTTGGCTGTTGCCGCCATACCAGAGGCATTAAGTTCGATTGTCACAATTGTCTTGGCTTTTGGGACACAAAAAATGGCAAAAGAAAATGCTATAATACGAAAGCTTTTTGCTGTTGAAAGCTTGGGAAGCGTTTCGGTTATTTGTTCAGATAAAACAGGAACGTTAACTGAAAACAAAATGGTTGTCCAGCATGTATATGTTAATCAGAAAGTGATTCCACACGATCAACTATATATGAAAAATGCAATTGAGAAAGATTTGATTTTAAAGGCGCTATTATGTAATGATGCATTGGAAAGAGATCATAAGGAAATCGGTGATCCTACTGAAATTGCCCTTGTGAAATTAGGAAAGCAGTATGATTTTGATGAATTACTTGTTAGAGACCATTGTCCAAGGGTGGCAGAGCTCCCTTTTGATTCAGATCGGAAGCTTATGAGTACGGTTAATCGGATTAATCAGCAAAATATTATGATTACTAAGGGAGCACTAGACGTTCTGCTATTCAAAATGTCAAAAATGAATACGTCGCAAGGTCTAGTTAATCTGACGCAAGAACATCGAAAAAAAATCGAAGAAGTGAATCGAGATTTTTCAATGAATGGTTTAAGAGTATTAGCCATTGCATATAAGGAAGTAAGAGAAGGCCGTCCAATTACCGTATTTGATGAAAGAGATTTAATTTTTGTTGGATTAATAGCAATGATGGACCCACCTAGAAAGGAATCGAAGGCAGCGGTTGAAAGCTGTATTAAAGCAGGTATTAAACCTGTAATGATTACAGGTGACCATAAAATAACTGCCACTGCCATAGCCAAACAAATCGGGATTTTACAGGACCCATCCGAAGCGATTGAAGGAGCTGAAATTGAAGGTTTAACGGATCGCGAACTGCAAGAAAAAGTTCAAGATGTTTCAGTTTATGCTCGCGTAACACCGGAACAAAAAATTCGTATTGTGAAAGCGTGGCAGGAAAAGGGCAATGTCGTTGCGATGACCGGTGATGGTGTCAATGATGGCCCCGCTTTAAAACAAGCTGATATCGGTGTAGCTATGGGAATAACTGGTACTGAAGTAGCGAAAGATGCATCATCTATGATATTAACAGATGATAATTTTTCAACGATTGTCAAAGCAATCTCGAATGGTAGAAGCATCTATACGAATATTAAAAATGCAATTTTATTTTTGTTATCTGGAAATGCAGGGGCTATTTTTGTCGTTTTATATGCTACTATATTAGGTTTACCCGTTCCATTTGCACCTGTTCATCTATTATTTATTAACCTACTTACCGATAGTTTGCCGGCCATTGCCATTGGACTGGAACCAAATAATAAAAACACCATGAAGGACAAGCCAAGAGATATTCGCACACCATTGTTAAATAAAGCTTTTACGACGCAAGTTATACTGGAAGGTTTATTAATTGCAATTGCTACAGCTGTTGCTTTTGAAATCGGATTGTCAACAGGAGATACTTTAACAGCTAGTACGATGGCGTTTACTACTTTATGTTTGTCGAGATTAATTCATGGCTTTAATTCCAGATCGAAGCAATCGATTTTTGCCATTGGTGTATTTTCGAATAAATATACTTGGTTAGCATTTTTAATCGGTTTTGTTGCTTTACATGCTGTATTATTTGTTCCATCATTTACGGGTATCTTCGAAGTGGCCGCATTAAGTGGCGCCCAATTAGGCTTTATTTATAGCTTATCGTTTATGCCGTTTTTAGTTAATCAGTGGTTTAAACTATTGTTTGTCAGAAGTAAATAA
- a CDS encoding transcriptional regulator: MKEQLIKAMQRNQSVHMMYVSKCGEITKRQVKIIKVVNNCFSAYCFTRQAKRTFIISNVLAIIPVITQERDVV; encoded by the coding sequence ATGAAAGAACAGTTAATAAAAGCAATGCAACGTAATCAGTCAGTTCATATGATGTATGTATCCAAATGCGGTGAAATTACAAAAAGGCAAGTGAAAATCATAAAAGTTGTAAATAACTGCTTTTCTGCATATTGCTTCACACGACAAGCAAAGCGTACTTTTATTATCAGCAATGTTCTTGCAATTATTCCAGTTATAACACAAGAGCGTGATGTCGTGTGA
- a CDS encoding UV damage repair protein UvrX, with protein MNYEAMPNRPIICIDMKCFYASIVAMLHGLDVLKTPVAVVANFDQPGSVVLAASPLMKEKYKIKTGSRRYEIPKHPDIRLFEPKMSFFIQMSMTITKLIANYVPVDAIHVYSVDESFVDLTGTEKLWGSPEETAKEIQKAILDQFSIPSAVGMGPNMLIAKLALDLEAKKTGFAKWTYEDIPKKLWPVRPLAEMWGIGKRMEANLNAMGIQTVGGLANADLAELEKRFGIMGNQLYYHAWGIDLSKLGEPLITNGALSFGKGQMLMKDYHTRKDIAVVLLEMCEDVMKRTRDAGFVGRTISLGLSYSHNAMTKGFHRSKTIAVPTSETLVMYKACIELLDEHFAGEPARQLSVRISNLEKEHSIQLDLFDERKPQRQIIGPTMDAIRNRFGATSILRAVSYTKAGTAIKRDRLVGGHLA; from the coding sequence GTGAATTATGAGGCGATGCCCAATAGACCTATTATATGTATCGATATGAAGTGTTTTTACGCTAGTATCGTGGCGATGTTACATGGGCTAGATGTTTTAAAAACGCCAGTTGCAGTAGTAGCGAATTTTGACCAGCCAGGTAGCGTAGTGCTTGCTGCATCACCATTAATGAAAGAGAAATATAAAATCAAAACTGGCAGTAGACGTTATGAGATACCAAAGCATCCTGACATTAGATTGTTTGAGCCTAAAATGAGTTTCTTTATTCAAATGTCGATGACGATTACAAAATTGATCGCTAATTACGTACCTGTTGATGCGATACATGTGTATAGTGTAGATGAAAGTTTTGTTGATTTAACTGGCACGGAAAAGCTTTGGGGTTCACCCGAAGAGACGGCCAAGGAAATACAAAAGGCTATTCTTGACCAATTTAGTATACCTAGTGCAGTAGGTATGGGACCCAATATGTTAATCGCCAAATTAGCTTTAGACCTTGAAGCAAAGAAAACAGGTTTTGCTAAATGGACGTATGAGGATATTCCAAAGAAACTGTGGCCTGTTCGACCTTTAGCTGAAATGTGGGGCATAGGAAAACGAATGGAGGCAAATCTAAATGCTATGGGAATACAAACAGTTGGTGGTTTGGCTAATGCAGATTTAGCAGAATTAGAAAAGCGCTTTGGGATAATGGGTAATCAACTCTATTACCATGCATGGGGCATAGATTTATCCAAATTAGGGGAGCCGTTAATAACAAACGGAGCATTAAGTTTTGGTAAGGGTCAAATGCTGATGAAAGATTATCACACACGAAAAGATATTGCGGTAGTGCTTCTAGAAATGTGCGAAGACGTAATGAAACGCACACGTGATGCAGGGTTTGTTGGCCGTACAATCAGCTTAGGTCTTTCGTATAGTCATAATGCCATGACCAAAGGGTTTCATCGTTCTAAAACTATTGCAGTGCCGACAAGTGAAACGCTTGTGATGTATAAAGCTTGTATTGAATTACTGGATGAACATTTTGCTGGAGAGCCAGCACGACAATTATCAGTCAGAATATCTAACCTAGAGAAAGAGCATAGCATTCAATTGGATTTATTTGATGAACGCAAACCGCAACGTCAGATAATCGGACCTACAATGGATGCCATACGTAATAGGTTTGGAGCTACCTCAATATTAAGAGCCGTTTCTTATACAAAAGCTGGTACAGCTATTAAACGAGATCGCTTAGTGGGTGGTCATTTGGCATAG
- a CDS encoding YolD-like family protein has protein sequence MIKDRGTIKWASMMLPEHLELLRKYKEECMEQPRELTEWELEELQKTIDQAFNQQLAVTIEVWKDHTITQWTGIVKSMNTNELILETLLKTESIPIPNIQSAQLDADYYD, from the coding sequence ATGATAAAAGATAGAGGGACGATTAAATGGGCATCGATGATGTTGCCAGAACATTTAGAGCTTCTCAGAAAGTATAAAGAAGAGTGTATGGAACAGCCAAGAGAATTGACTGAATGGGAACTGGAAGAACTACAAAAAACAATTGATCAAGCTTTTAATCAGCAGTTGGCCGTTACAATAGAAGTGTGGAAGGACCATACAATCACACAATGGACTGGTATAGTTAAATCGATGAATACGAATGAACTCATACTTGAAACACTACTTAAAACGGAGAGTATCCCCATCCCAAATATTCAATCAGCCCAACTGGATGCTGATTACTATGATTAA
- a CDS encoding aconitate hydratase, with protein MIKADERQLLHKYLLLELAVKSLQVDYCKLEQFKMKTVFLPMMDLLLKELRQEYFNLKRELAQKRIRVVGWQPVDEYFSDVQVATAGNDVVLRYANQALKSQVEKLLINHIGRVE; from the coding sequence ATGATTAAAGCCGACGAAAGACAGTTACTTCATAAGTATCTTTTGTTAGAGCTAGCAGTTAAATCATTACAGGTTGATTATTGTAAATTAGAGCAGTTTAAAATGAAAACAGTATTTCTTCCAATGATGGATTTATTACTAAAGGAGCTAAGACAAGAATATTTTAATCTCAAACGAGAACTTGCACAAAAACGCATACGAGTAGTAGGTTGGCAACCAGTAGATGAATATTTTAGTGATGTGCAAGTTGCCACTGCAGGGAATGATGTAGTACTCCGTTATGCAAATCAAGCTCTTAAATCACAGGTGGAAAAGCTGTTGATTAATCATATAGGGCGCGTTGAATAA
- a CDS encoding polysaccharide deacetylase family protein gives MKARKRIRWTRFVAVILFFTIMLGAGYYFLGGQVEEHGQAENLASDKARFEENDDSEDVIEEEEEELENETVALNPDGKYIALTFDDGPSVKVTPRVLQTLAQHEAKATFFMLGSRVEMYPNIAAQVVAEGHEIANHTFSHPNLKKLTHNEMTEEINKTHKIIEAATGVTPTLFRPPYGIYNQDILNYTASENYTTIMWSVDSLDWKSRNPAAIKNEILNNIANKSVVLMHDIHTATAEALPEILMALKKEGYEFVTVSELLSLKSEKVDPYFGN, from the coding sequence ATGAAAGCAAGGAAAAGAATTAGATGGACAAGATTTGTAGCGGTCATTTTGTTCTTTACTATCATGCTAGGTGCGGGATACTACTTTTTAGGTGGGCAAGTGGAAGAGCATGGGCAAGCTGAAAATCTTGCAAGTGATAAGGCAAGATTTGAAGAAAACGATGATAGTGAGGATGTAATAGAGGAAGAGGAAGAAGAATTAGAAAATGAAACAGTTGCATTAAATCCTGATGGAAAATATATAGCACTTACATTTGATGATGGTCCGAGTGTCAAAGTTACACCACGAGTTTTACAAACATTAGCGCAGCATGAAGCAAAGGCAACATTCTTTATGTTAGGAAGCAGAGTTGAGATGTATCCAAATATTGCGGCACAAGTCGTTGCTGAAGGTCACGAAATAGCAAATCACACATTTAGTCATCCAAATTTAAAGAAATTGACGCACAATGAAATGACAGAAGAAATCAATAAAACACACAAAATTATTGAAGCGGCAACAGGTGTAACTCCAACCTTATTTCGACCTCCATACGGGATATACAACCAAGACATTCTAAATTATACAGCGTCAGAAAATTATACTACAATTATGTGGTCTGTCGACTCATTAGATTGGAAAAGTCGCAACCCAGCAGCTATAAAAAACGAAATTTTAAATAACATCGCAAATAAATCAGTAGTGTTAATGCATGATATTCATACAGCAACAGCTGAAGCCTTACCAGAAATATTAATGGCATTAAAAAAAGAAGGATATGAATTTGTAACAGTATCAGAACTATTATCGCTAAAAAGTGAAAAAGTCGATCCCTATTTCGGCAATTGA
- a CDS encoding sigma-70 family RNA polymerase sigma factor: MNTQRIEDKFNEIYDKTYHQCVVYVISKCNHTSVIPDIIQETYIALYRILKDKGIDYLKNPEAYVIRIAKSKIYQHYSLKEKVKRIIPLFDINKEDEEYNHADTDIEQYENEIEIAIENKELLSDIWSFLQTKPQKVQKVFYLFYYAELSIPEIAQLLHLNHSTIKNYIYRTTHEIRKKFGKDG, translated from the coding sequence TTGAATACGCAAAGAATCGAAGACAAATTTAACGAAATTTATGACAAAACCTATCATCAATGTGTAGTGTATGTCATTAGCAAATGCAATCATACGAGTGTTATCCCGGATATAATACAAGAAACTTATATAGCGCTGTATCGAATACTAAAGGACAAGGGCATTGATTATCTTAAGAACCCAGAGGCTTATGTTATACGAATCGCTAAATCTAAAATCTACCAACATTATTCTTTAAAAGAAAAGGTAAAGCGTATCATACCGTTGTTTGATATAAATAAAGAAGATGAAGAATATAATCATGCAGATACGGACATAGAGCAATATGAAAATGAGATAGAGATTGCAATAGAAAACAAAGAATTATTATCTGACATTTGGAGCTTTTTGCAAACAAAACCTCAAAAAGTGCAAAAGGTATTTTACTTATTTTATTATGCTGAACTATCAATTCCTGAAATTGCTCAATTACTACATTTAAATCACTCCACGATAAAAAATTATATTTACCGCACCACTCATGAAATACGAAAAAAGTTTGGGAAGGACGGTTGA